The Cyclopterus lumpus isolate fCycLum1 chromosome 12, fCycLum1.pri, whole genome shotgun sequence genome window below encodes:
- the cplane1 gene encoding ciliogenesis and planar polarity effector 1: protein MDLKLEVVLSSSIKRKKPWPRFCWLGKEKESVFLLDDRRISEINMTSGRTKKRTPKLHPLLNSVVMMASSHNGMWLCGLLVSGELFLWNKDRDLLKTAAAVPEVVQIITAVQGKATRLSLQVSGDGMRVFLVAITGQVFLWECLDVRDLTGVRDGTVKGHWAYIQPLEDSILPSSQDKEASQHTIFIKTEVMGDTCLSAFVFTSEKKLIITCLKIQWEEGPLRVGSVGYSIQWATKTYPMCRLAPPCQPVKSRGALMSAFSPDGCLLAIVLNQRQPKATQVLFVSTQNFVSISSGLGGCGSKNMEIPSKYTRSYWVGSVSWSPGGLFLACVLKRGSLLMLTRLGGLITLTSCGCNVDFGPAHFLPLHPLVTYRAPVSAGKGEASRSSSSLSVQDVLRQRYSVTWHPRLLYLIVSDGYMATVMRVLDKPSAALILKTLLKDTSTDLEKASRILDKSQIHVRAWLESLSCLNLDISLFTRGPNTAESVISAATDGSSLPLFLQDQGTLGGTKELLEKVQTFFEDDSDVDGPPAGSCVEDGGRLEFASMFDTLHALDTQTDIGLVTSPDNAHYSGETERKTPIIHRELGKIQTKLLTAWAFGISLGNAVENRTCLLKHTLCCVVRFAALLHLIPGSVNTGRKNILVSTRLLHLLKTLLSFLPWDSTHSDGPCCLGLVVELSKRLICLLLTPHPESYQTGHYQLSSNSLSSVLLILQLVSDSLDNTYSLQQRTVWSSGEKQSRSQPPQFCPSDAHDVPLLQDEREEKSCFVHQTRPVPQRPSSRLLRVWQWVYKITQEYMDDLKSFKGCDGWEEEQQQLSIIMSQIQIALQATGERLEEGPALLSYPGERLFLCGSYPKSADIWRSQICEESNRNCDRSVFKETRLCLALLYSLLSQYRLKESQELGDHMARLILHRGGDQKDNMTSMTADSFPCPFLPMDLHSDAAFAVVQTLGRFMASYFTNQPLYILPPHHVAILPPLHLPHASEGRLVPLCQEQVSRAVRQQQLSEVWTVDYAQDLLLLGGLLPETVWLAYHLGDWKTAASLSLAYTNYCTDHFDFTRLQRRELHLPTALEPESIFEVELECLLGNKSDFEESREHDGDKSFTDPSEGEDWDLLQVSIQEILKASVMAGVNVMSSPLSSLLDTVKDLCSCLPTLVPSGLYLPSPPLYCPQPSPNTQDPKGTIAQFAEVASRHKVSGVLQRLLLLLRSARCCHPAAQWYISHLRRARHVLHKIKKKYAYPSTTEEEKAFPESLMKFVSRSGFFRRGPNKDGHLDPDTIQTIICFRELCALCWMLHVRDQLSISCRKYQAARQHSRDEQITGGSEVRSTCVDTLCWASRFLPFSCFLNAEEILQDILLSLVSELPPLSLVADALVRAFPEEEESVRVPLREKYNSLLQKLRGCNVLEGEKEEVNELMMIVIQEKFRQRRKHLGRLTRHLAPLELHLWENEEEQDDRGSKHGMAMLRQLSLGTSLSTSTLTDCGFPLVYSDGDTVDTTSEAISPEMHSRATTRGKKAKVREHAKKTAVKIESVIPEESQPGDAKENEQPSLPVVGTWEFELEDEEYLNFLELFLSYVLEKDCTDGGDPGGELPLLKAFSSQLRKRELHSLTFDVLTTIHRRQRDVHHPARKHLGNDPPVFRAGCCFKPVKQGATPDLQSSSVWSEAPTSRTSFSVTSLPRLGTGKQKGLFGLRQQRSSGQRIKGAPFCSETSPSRSDFPTRQPSENLMFGSSTSVEAVIELQQGLDPKLDAQFPELGRLLEWMVRWADRRALQGHHGKKKKERGGGDGGTAADGVVIRVKALAPAVLTSLSLLERRYTALLGSDRYSAHIQVPETQWTVAPVLQPEADRKLERESSVDTGYPGSSNTPIIGLDCNLQQEELSIGSCSDEPEEQTSHRTPLPDDQHQLTSDAQQRHSSSKEPSHDDLDVTPEKEGKRSDSEGLEVSSSVSNGNISGKNCTPETSLKLADLDISESTEDVSSSTSVHSPAESPQAPPYPEPQAHPAVRPEAEVQADPFGSIGMPPTNTHVAPPDIQPQSSAAGAATADSTTANQPLFNQTPPMRQRLGEDLFRLVQHINYMSLMEVLGASFSNLQLAQQSSSLAQSVMNTSHPNVPSSYAPTFIPQPNPLGVQTSISLPPQTQACLPNSRNNNPQSSEAPVYMRADPPAFQSSGKTSPTGSQRHTTRNQPSTANGAGVGVSYQEMQPLSVQAVSPEIHLSENKRLIPPSQGLLATSHTNHATHNAPAPSNNGKQSDPAPQISGLKLLQLDCPPLPQQSGPPIPQGPQALHTANPDTNKSNQHKLQLSFLHDPTPRHFQPKTQTSERSRGQGFSLLPPALPAHAEPMQGLRLLHLQPVPHSNTTFPKLPVPPSCRSTPIITAPMGEAPMIKLLHIDSGPQMVFPKAAPSAQMTRFMSMEELSSSVVGRENAEKARLRLLRVDPTTESTRKATTSPSSISSKRQKRREEKGERTRKTEVTFRPNESIIPTQEPTNELVPDEPAAAEEITPGQDVANFAQFGSFDSLLTGQRLLDRSISTSAELHAFASTCKRPPECHDAFTNTDPACPPTLVDKAVCAFVTASSPESHSSGNQQFCNEGLVRNTEGTAQEQEKKNLGLDGRRFISVLDLEDKALHQDLPPCLSPGAQDVPSIRPSSPTSAQLHVLALSVIRNDAAADPPPVVTIPEDLDWRSHTDIPEESPSFSHIEHNRDPGRILQQEMGELSDSEICRAIKTQSVAPHRASTPPTVWFSSRLSELDAQLAALQNIADYLEMDFSNTRMLVNTIEKLTPVLAPDVKTSTAVKRTVRLSFPQEAWLPRLDTLTELNVCEEEGGGGEGGEGGEDEEDEESVLHNDSWDCGRKPSFRCSTSSYSHNAGPSYLDTPPKRTFQLTEASGTSPVWADENLGQTGLSDTAEILDELFREGYLSLTDLDLSNSQTANRSSRLDQPQSSWMSQKRVLPEDERRELRVWMRRKQRESLAVYQKHRKILREREHKPFSTSGTVKSTSNNQATIWRTREEKEKFMLLEQYNQRTREAYSLVSDFPSSHPTLRTSSPVPLTTRPTYAPPSGGTHSVSANNKIRLKSGQVQPHLRPWTAEMQGRPSEEHRRRLGLHRPVTALPRDRLSQVTRRGMLTHTKSSTKLTTAGQSEEHQRETGLNKGPSRGTVVGREILRDQARMEEREEVNRWEPTSELNRLPEPEESYRDLAGLLDEQDDGARAGVSAMDLSESASSSLSKIDWAAIERMVAAEDA from the exons TTCACATCTGAGAAGAAGCTGATCATCACCTGCCTGAAGATTCAATGGGAAGAAGGCCCTTTGAGAGTTGG ttCTGTAGGATACAGCATACAGTGGGCGACCAAGACATACCCCATGTGTCGTCTAGCCCCGCCTTGCCAACCAGTAAAGTCCAGAGGGGCCTTGATGTCGGCCTTCTCCCCAGATGGCTGCCTGTTAGCCATTGTCCTGAACCAGAGACAGCCTAAG GCCACACAGGTCCTCTTTGTGAGCACACAGAATTTTGTCTCAATATCAAGTGGCCTCGGAGGATGTGGAAGTAAGAACATGGAGATCCCCTCTAAATACACAAG ATCCTACTGGGTGGGCAGTGTGAGTTGGTCACCAGGCGGTCTGTTCCTGGCCTGTGTTCTGAAGAGAGGCTCCCTTCTTATGTTAACTCGCCTTGGGGGGCTTATCACTCTGACAAGCTGTGGTTGCAATGTTGACTTTGGGCCTGCACACTTCCTACCACTGCACCCTCTCGTCACTTACCG GGCGCCAGTATCTGCAGGGAAAGGAGAGGCCTCTCGGTCCAGCTCGAGCCTGTCTGTGCAGGATGTCCTGAGACAGCGGTACTCTGTGACCTGGCATCCACGGCTTTTGTATCTCATCGTGTCTGATGGCTACATGGCCACAGTTATGAGGGTGCTAGACAAGCCTTCTGCTGCCCTGATCCTGAAAACACTTCTAAAGGACACAAGCACGGACTTGGAGAAGGCCAGTCGGATACTGGATAAATCACAG ATTCATGTGAGGGCATGGTTGGAGTCCCTATCTTGTCTCAACCTCGACATAAGCCTTTTTACGCGTGGGCCCAACACTGCAGAATCGGTCATTTCAGCGGCCACAGATGGATCCTCTTTGCCACTTTTCCTGCAGGATCAGGGGACACTGGGTGGTACCAAGGAACTTCTTGAAAAAGTACAG ACTTTCTTTGAGGACGATTCTGATGTCGACGGACCTCCAGCTGGTTCTTGTGTGGAGGATGGTGGCCGTCTGGAGTTTGCCTCAATGTTTGACACACTCCATGCCCTGGACACACAGACCGACATTGGACTTGTTACCAGCCCGGATAATGCACATTATTCCggagaaacggagaggaagacCCCAATTATTCATCGTGAACTTGGAAAAATCCAGACTAAGCTGTTAACAGCATGGGCTTTTGGCATCTCTCTAGGAAATGCTGTGGAAAACAGAACTTGTCTGTTAAAGCATACCCTCTGCTGTGTAGTGCGATTTGCTGCTTTACTCCATTTGATCCCCGGTTCTGTGAACACGGGGAGAAAGAATATCTTGGTTTCTACCCGTCTTCTGCACCTTCTCAAGACCCTTCTGTCATTTCTTCCCTGGGATAGCACTCACTCTGATGGACCATGCTGCCTGGGGCTGGTGGTAGAGCTCAGTAAACGGCTGATATGCCTCCTTCTGACTCCTCACCCTGAGTCCTACCAGACTGGTCACTATCAGTTGTCATCAAATAGTCTATCCTCGGTCCTGCTTATCCTGCAGCTGGTCTCTGATTCGCTTGACAACACCTACAGCCTGCAGCAAAGAACTGTCTGGTCCTCTGGAGAGAAGCAGTCTCGTTCCCAGCCGCCACAGTTCTGCCCTTCAGATGCACACGATGTGCCTCTGTTacaggatgagagagaggagaaatcTTGTTTTGTACATCAGACACGACCTGTTCCCCAGCGACCATCCAGCAG ATTGTTGAGAGTGTGGCAGTGGGTCTACAAGATCACCCAGGAGTATATGGATGATCTGAAAAGCTTTAAAGGCTGTGATGGCTGGGAGGAGGAACAGCAACAGTTGTCTATAATCATGTCCCAGATCCAAATCGCTCTGCAGGCTACAGGAGAAAGGCTGGAGGAGGGTCCTGCACTGCTGAGTTACCCAG GTGAACGTCTTTTCCTGTGCGGCTCATACCCAAAAAGTGCAGATATATGGCGGTCACAAATCTGTGAGGAGAGTAACAGAA ACTGTGATCGCAGTGTCTTCAAGGAGACGCGGCTTTGTCTGGCACTCCTCTACAGTCTGTTATCCCAGTACCGTCTGAAAGAAAGCCAGGAGTTGGGGGACCACATGGCCCGCCTGATCCTGCACAGGGGCGGAGACCAGAAGGACAACATGACTAGCATGACAG CAGACTCTTTCCCTTGCCCGTTTCTGCCGATGGACCTCCACAGTGATGCAGCTTTTGCTGTGGTTCAGACCCTGGGGAGATTCATGGCCTCTTATTTCACCAACCAACCCCTCTACATCCTGCCCCCTCACCATGTGGCCATCCTGCCTCCACTACATCTACCTCATG CCTCTGAAGGGCGCTTGGTCCCACTGTGCCAGGAGCAGGTGTCTAGAGCAGTGCGACAACAGCAGCTGTCAGAAGTGTGGACAGTAGACTACGCCCAGGACCTGCTCCTGCTCGGGGGCCTGCTTCCTGAGACTGTGTGGTTGGCTTATCATCTCGGGGACTGGAAGACAGCGGCCTCTCTGAGCCTGGCCTATACAAATTACTGCACCGACCACTTTGACTTTACTCG GCTCCAGAGGAGAGAGCTCCACCTCCCAACAGCTTTAGAACCAGAAAGCATTTTTGAGGTTGAGTTGGAGTGTCTTCTTGGCAACAAGTCTGACTTCGAGGAGAGCAGAGAACACGATGGTGACAAGAGCTTTACAG ACCCTTCGGAAGGAGAAGACTGGGACTTGTTACAGGTTTCTATTCAGGAGATTCTGAAGGCTTCAGTCATGGCTGGAGTGAATGTTATGTCTTCACCATTGTCTTCCTTGCTGGACACAGTCAAAGACCTGTGTTCTTGCCTGCCTACCTTGGTGCCCAGTGGACTAtatctcccctcccctcctctgtaTTGCCCCCAGCCTTCCCCCAACACACAG GATCCAAAAGGGACAATAGCGCAGTTTGCAGAAGTTGCATCACGTCACAAAGTGTCTGGAGTTCTCCAAAGATTACTGTTACTTCTGAGGTCTGCACGTTGTTGCCATCCTGCTGCCCAGTGGTACATCAGCCATCTACGCCGTGCCAGACACGTACTACACAAG ATCAAGAAGAAATACGCTTATCCAtcaaccacagaagaagaaaaggcttTCCCAGAGAGCCTGATGAAGTTTGTCAGCCGGAGTGGATTCTTCAGACGGGGGCCAAATAAAGACGGTCACCTGGACCCTGACACCATTCAAACTATTA TCTGTTTCAGGGAGCTGTGCGCTTTGTGCTGGATGCTTCATGTCAGGGACCAGCTCTCCATTTCCTGCAGGAAGTATCAGGCTGCCAGACAGCATAGTAGAGATGAACAG ATCACCGGTGGTTCAGAAGTGAGATCGACCTGTGTTGACACTCTCTGCTGGGCTTCTCGTTTCTTGCCTTTCTCTTGCTTCCTCAACGCTGAGGAGATCCTCCAGGACATACTGCTCAGCCTTGTGTCTGaactgcctcctctctctctg GTGGCCGACGCGCTGGTACGAGCCttcccagaggaggaggagtccgTCAGAGTCCCTCTGAGAGAAAAGTATAACTCACTGCTTCAGAAACTGAGGGGATGCAATGTCCTTG AgggggaaaaggaggaggtgaacgagttgatgatgattgtgatccAAGAGAAATTCAGGCAGAGGAGAAAACATCTTGGGCGCCTGACGAGGCACCTGGCCCCCCTTGAGCTCCATCTGtgggagaacgaggaggagcaggatgatAGGGGAAGCAAACATGGGATGGCCATGTTGAGACAACTCTCACTGGGTACAAGTCTGAGCACCAGCACCTTAACTGACTGCGGGTTTCCCTTGGTGTACAGTGATGGAGACACAGTGGATACCACATCTGAGGCTATCTCTCCTGAGATGCATAGCAGAGCCACAACAAG GGGCAAAAAAGCAAAAGTCAGAGAACATGCAAAGAAGACTGCTGTTAAGATTGAAAGTGTAATTCCGGAGGAGAGTCAGCCAGGCGATGCCAAGGAGAATGAACAGCCCTCCCTACCAGTGGTTGGTACCTGGGAGTTCGAGTTGGAAGATGAAGAGTATCTCAATTTCCTGGAGCTCTTCCTCAGCTACGTGCTAGAGAAGGATTGTACTGATGGAGGCGACCCAGGCGGTGAACTTCCGTTGTTGAAGGCCTTCTCCTCTCAGCTTAGGAAGAGGGAGTTGCATTCTCTCACCTTTGATGTGCTCACAACTATTCATCGCCGTCAAAGAGATGTGCACCATCCGGCGAGAAAACATTTGGGCAATGATCCTCCAGTGTTCAGAGCCGGCTGCTGCTTCAAGCCTGTGAAACAAGGTGCAACACCCGATCTGCAATCGTCCTCTGTCTGGAGTGAAGCCCCCACATCCAGAACTAGCTTCTCTGTCACCTCTCTTCCTCGACTTGGAACTGGCAAGCAAAAAGGTTTGTTCGGCCTCCGACAGCAGAGGTCTTCGGGCCAACGAATAAAGGGGGCGCCCTTTTGTTCTGAAACTAGCCCGAGTAGAAGTGACTTTCCAACAAGGCAGCCTTCAGAAAACTTGATGTTTGGCTCCTCAACGTCTGTGGAGGCCGTGATTGAACTGCAGCAGGGCCTGGACCCTAAACTAGATGCTCAGTTTCCAGAGCTGGGCAGGCTGCTGGAGTGGATGGTACGCTGGGCTGATAGGAGGGCGCTACAAGGCCATCAtggcaaaaagaagaaagagaggggaggaggggatggaggaacAGCTGCTGATGGAGTAGTGATCCGTGTCAAAGCTTTGGCGCCTGCCGTCCTCACTTCCCTCAGCTTGCTGGAGCGCAGGTACACTGCCTTACTCGGCTCAGACCGCTACAGTGCCCACATCCAAGTCCCAGAAACACAGTGGACTGTAGCCCCTGTGCTGCAACCGGAGGCGGATAGgaagctagagagagagagcagtgttGATACAGGTTACCCTGGATCATCCAACACTCCCATCATTGGTCTTGATTGCAATCTACAGCAAGAAGAACTGTCCAT CGGTTCCTGTTCAGATGAACCAGAGGAACAGACATCTCACAGGACACCTCTCCCTGATGACCAACATCAACTGACCTCTGATGCTCAGCAGAGACATTCCAGTTCAAAAGAACCATCTCACGATGACTTGGATGTTACGCCTGAAAAAGAAG GCAAAAGAAGTGACAGTGAGGGCTTGGAAGTGTCCTCGTCTGTTTCCAATGGGAACATCTCTGGAAAGAACTGCACACCTGAAACA AGTTTGAAGCTTGCAGACCTGGACATCTCAGAAAGTACTGAAGATGTGTCCAGCTCCACCTCTGT TCATAGTCCTGCTGAAAGCCCACAAGCCCCCCCATACCCAGAGCCCCAAGCCCATCCTGCCGTCCGGCCTGAGGCAGAGGTCCAGGCAGATCCTTTTGGTTCAATTGGAATGCCGCCCACCAACACACATGTGGCTCCTCCGGATATTCAGCCACAAAGCTCCGCAGCCGGTGCAGCCACTGCGGATTCTACAACTGCCAATCAGCCATTATTCAATCAGACTCCGCCAATGCGACAGCGTCTGGGGGAAGACTTATTCAGACTGGTTCAG CATATCAACTACATGAGCCTGATGGAGGTTTTGGGGGCTTCGTTTTCTAACCTGCAACTTGCCCAGCAGAGCTCTTCTTTGGCCCAGTCTGTCATGAACACCTCACACCCTAATGTGCCATCATCTTACGCTCCCACATTCATCCCTCAACCAAATCCCTTAGGTGTTCAAACCTCCATTTCTTTGCCACCTCAGACACAAGCATGTTTGCCAAATTCAAGAAACAACAACCCTCAGTCCAGTGAGGCCCCTGTATATATGCGTGCAGACCCGCCTGCTTTCCAAAGCTCAGGGAAAACCTCTCCAACGGGCAGCCAGCGTCACACCACCAGGAATCAACCCTCCACTGCTAATGGTGCAGGTGTAGGTGTAAGTTATCAG gaaATGCAGCCACTCTCCGTCCAGGCGGTGTCACCGGAAATCCACTTGAGTGAGAACAAGAGGTTGATCCCACCCTCACAGGGGCTTCTGGCCACTTCACACACCAATCATGCTACTCACAATGCCCCTGCACCTTCTAATAATGGCAAACAAAGTGATCCTGCTCCCCAGATCTCGGGCCTGAAGTTACTTCAGCTCGACTGTCCTCCATTACCCCAGCAGAGTGGCCCACCAATTCCCCAAGGCCCCCAGGCGCTCCACACTGCAAACCCTGACACTAACAAATCCAATCAGCACAAGCTTCAACTCAGTTTTCTGCATGATCCAACTCCCAGGCACTTTCAACCCAAGACTCAGACATCGGAGCGATCCAGGGGGCAAGGGTTCTCCCTACTCCCTCCTGCTTTACCAGCTCACGCTGAACCAATGCAGGGCCTTCGTCTGCTGCACTTACAGCCGGTTCCACACAGCAACACCACGTTCCCCAAGCTACCCGTACCACCGTCCTGCAGGTCCACTCCTATCATTACCGCTCCAATGGGAGAAGCACCTATGATCAAGCTTCTACATATAGATTCTGGACCACAAATG GTGTTTCCCAAAGCAGCTCCTTCAGCCCAAATGACCCGTTTCATGTCCATGGAGGAATTGTCAAGTTCGGTGGTCGGGAGGGAGAATGCTGAAAAGGCTCGACTGCGGTTGCTCAGAGTCGACCCAACTACTGAAAGCACAAGAAAAGCTACCACTTCTCCCAGCTCTATCTCCAGCAAGAG gcagaagaggagggaggagaagggagagaggacaAGAAAAACAGAGGTCACATTCAGACCAAATGAGTCTATCATCCCGACACAAGAG CCAACAAATGAGCTTGTACCCGACGAGCCTGCAGCTGCGGAAGAGATCACGCCTGGACAAGATGTTGCTAATTTTGCTCAATTTG GGTCCTTTGATTCTTTGCTGACTGGTCAGAGATTATTGGACAGGTCCATATCCACTTCAGCCGAGCTCCATGCCTTTGCTTCCACATGTAAAAGACCCCCCGAGTGCCATGATGCTTTCACCAACACAGACCCGG cttGTCCCCCTACACTTGTGGATAAAGCTGTGTGTGCCTTTGTGACTGCGAGTAGCCCTGAAT CACACAGTTCAGGGAATCAGCAGTTTTGCAACGAGGGCCTTGTTCGGAACACAGAAGGGACCGCACAggagcaagagaagaagaatctg GGTCTGGATGGACGCCGGTTCATAAGTGTCTTGGATCTGGAAGACAAAGCCCTGCATCAGGACTTACCACCCTGTCTCAGCCCAGGAGCGCAAGATGTTCCTTCCATCCGCCCTTCTTCACCTACCTCTGCTCAGCTGCATGTACTCGCTCTTTCTGTCATTAGGAATGATGCTGCAGCGGATCCACCACCAGTCGTCACAATTCCAGAGGATCTCGACTGGAGGTCACACACAG ATATCCCTGAGGAGTCGCCATCATTCAGCCACATTGAGCACAATAGGGATCCAGGAAGAATCCTTCAACAAGAGATGGGAGAACTATCTGACTCTGAAATCTGTCGAGCCATAAAGACCCAGAGCGTTGCACCTCACAGGGCCTCCACGCCTCCTACAGTCTGGTTCTCCTCCCGCCTGTCAGAGTTGGACGCTCAGTTGGCTGCTCTACAGAACATTGCAGATTATTTGGAGATGGACTTCTCCAACACCAGGATG CTGGTGAACACTATTGAAAAGCTCACGCCAGTCTTGGCTCCTGATGTAAAGACTTCCACGGCAGTGAAAAGAACGGTCAGACTGTCTTTCCCACAGGAAG CATGGTTACCACGATTGGACACTTTGACTGAACTGAATGtctgtgaagaagaaggaggaggaggagaaggaggagaaggaggagaagatgaagaagatgaagaaagtgTGCTTCACAATGATTCCTGGGATTGTGGAAGGAAGCCATCTTTTCgttgttctacttcttcttACAGCCACAATGCTGGCCCCTCCTACCTTGACACCCCTCCAA AAAGGACATTTCAGCTGACTGAAGCATCTGGAACATCTCCTGT CTGGGCAGATGAGAATCTGGGTCAGACTGGGCTATCCGATACAGCGGAAATCTTAGACGAGTTGTTTAGGGAAGGGTATTTATCCCTGACTGACCTGGATCTGTCCAATTCACAGACTGCAAACCGTAGCAG CAGGCTGGATCAGCCACAAAGTAGCTGGATGTCGCAGAAACGTGTCCTTccagaggatgagaggagagagttGAGGGTCTGGATGAgaaggaaacagagggaaagcCTGGCTGTTtatcaaaaacacagaaaaatcctgagggagagagagcacaaaCCCTTCTCTACCTCTGGAACAGTG AAATCTACAAGCAATAATCAAGCAACCATTTGGCGAaccagagaggaaaaagagaa GTTCATGCTTCTGGagcaatacaaccagaggacccGTGAAGCCTATTCTTTGGTCAGTGACTTTCCCAGCAGTCATCCAACCCTACGTACTTCTTCACCAGTGCCCTTAACTACACGACCCACCTATGCTCCACCCTCTGGTGGCACTCACAG TGTATCTGCGAACAATAAAATAAGACTTAAGTCCGGACAAGTTCAACCCCACCTTCGTCCATGGACTGCTGAGATGCAGGGACGGCCCTCAGAGGAGCACCGCAGGAGACTGGGACTACATAGACCAG TTACCGCTCTTCCAAGGGACCGTCTGTCTCAGGTGACCAGGCGTggcatgctcacacacacaaagagcagcACCAAACTGACCACAGCCGGCCAGAGTGAGGAACACCAGAGAGAGACGGGGCTGAACAAAGGTCCTTCGAGAGGGACTGTTGTCGGAAGGGAGATCCTGAGGGATCAGGCGAGGatggaagagagggaagaggtgaACCGTTGGGAGCCCACTTCAGAATTGAACAGGCTGCCGGAGCCAGAGGAGTCTTACAGA GATTTGGCTGGACTGTTGGATGAGCAGGATGATGGTGCCAGAGCGGGTGTGTCAGCGATGGACCTTTCTGAGAGCGCCAGCAGCAGCCTCAGTAAAATAGACTGGGCCGCTATCGAGAGGATGGTGGCTGCAGAGGACGCTTGA